A single window of Colletotrichum higginsianum IMI 349063 chromosome 8, whole genome shotgun sequence DNA harbors:
- a CDS encoding Methyltransferase domain-containing protein: protein MSAAAAIAQPPATVEAPGVGDDSPRISETSDDVSTLKPAAQTSWKKKKYGLGVGKNSGGDVNDINNNNKAEVNRTAMPKRSTTFWKSFKYLLDLTPKEVDDFMASYVIYNLDWADEAKMIETLGPDYEAKVGDCLQSYYGVLNHLCALGDVEKMYIPPLMDKKASVLDNQMLYEESVARDIGLKPGDRVLDLGCGRGRVAAHMAAVSGASITGLNIDPNQVAQADEFNERMGLRNSFTVQDMNELPLPFADDSFDAFYQIQALSLCKDLPRLFAELRRVLKPGAKISLLDWVSLPAYDAADPEHAELMRRTKPLIGAVGTPTPETFEKALTGAGFAVLKSDNASVGGLQAPLIDKADVYFRSLRQVILGLVKVRLLPPHFKTLINRLCLDGQAFVKMDTMRLVTTSYRIVAQKI, encoded by the coding sequence ATGTCAGCAGCTGCTGCGATTGCGCAACCGCCAGCGACGGTAGAGGCGCCCGGCGTCGGTGATGACAGCCCGCGGATCAGCGAGACATCGGATGACGTATCGACACTGAAGCCGGCCGCGCAAACATCgtggaaaaagaagaagtaTGGGTTGGGTGTTGGCAAGaacagcggcggcgatgtcAACGAtatcaacaacaacaataagGCCGAGGTCAACCGTACAGCAATGCCCAAGCGCTCGACGACATTCTGGAAATCGTTCAAGTACCTCCTCGACCTGACGCCAAAGGAAGTGGACGACTTCATGGCGTCGTACGTCATTTACAACCTCGACTgggcggacgaggccaagatgATCGAGACTCTCGGCCCGGACTACGAGGCAAAGGTCGGCGACTGCCTGCAGTCGTACTACGGCGTGCTGAACCACCTCTGCGCGCTGGGCGACGTGGAGAAGATGTACATCCCGCCCCTCATGGACAAGAAGGCctccgtcctcgacaaccAGATGCTGTACGAGGAGTCCGTCGCCCGGGACATTGGCCTGAAGCCCGGCGACAGGGTGCTCGACCTCGGgtgcgggcgcgggcgggtCGCCGCGCACATGGCCGCCGTCAGCGGCGCGTCCATCACCGGCCTCAACATCGACCCGAACCAGGTCGCGCAGGCCGACGAGTTCAACGAGCGGATGGGCCTGCGCAACAGCTTCACCGTCCAGGACATGAACgagctgccgttgccgttcgCCGACGACTCCTTCGACGCCTTCTACCAGATCCAGGCGCTCAGCCTGTGCAAGGACTTGCCGAGGCTGTTCGCCGAGCTGCGACGGGTGCTCAAGCCCGGCGCCAAGATCTCCCTGCTGGACTGGGTGAGCCTGCCGGCctacgacgccgccgacccgGAGCACGCGGAGCTGATGCGGAGGACGAAGCCGTTGATCGGCGCCGTGGGGACGCCCACGCCCGAGACGTTCGAGAAGGCGCTGACCGGGGCCGGATTCGCCGTCTTGAAATCGGACAACGCGAGCGTCGGCGGGCTGCAGGCGCCCCTGATCGACAAGGCGGACGTGTACTTCCGGAGCCTGCGGCAGGTCATCCTCGGGCTCGTCAAGGTccggctgctgccgccccaTTTCAAGACGCTCATCAACCGTCTTTGTCTGGACGGGCAGGCATTCGTCAAGATGGACACCATGAGGCTGGTGACGACGAGTTACCGA